One Candidatus Nitronauta litoralis genomic window, CGACAGTATGGCCTGGGGCTGGGTGTTGATGGCAAAATCAGGACGCATTGCTTCACTTAATCCTGGTGCGGAATTAATCCTGGGTTTGAAAGCCAATGAATTCATTGGCAAACCTTTTGAAGCTCTTTCCAAGTCTGTGCAAATGGAGGAGGATTTAATCCCTCTGGTTTCCCGCACCCTTAAAGGTCAACCGGTTTCTGTAGGCCGGAAACTGAACATTGTCACTTCTGATGGTCGGCCGGTAACGCTTTCATTCACCACCACCCTGCTCAAAGACCTCAACGAAGAAACCCTTGGGGTGGCGATCACTTTCAAGGACCTGACCCGCTCTCAGGAAATCTCCGATCAAATGCAACGGACGGATAAGCTGGCGGCAATGGGAACCCTCGCGGCCTGCATGGCGCATGAAGTTCGAAATCCACTCGGGGCCATCAAGGGTCTGGCTCAATTGCTCGACGAGGCTTTTCCAGATGGTGCATCGGAGCGTACCTACACACAAACCATGATTAAAGAGATCGACCGGTTAAATGGAGTGGTGACGCATCTTCTGGATTTTGCCCAAACTGATTCAGCTCAGACCGGCCCCTGCTCAATCCGGGATTTGGTAGCCCAGGCGGTGACCCTTGCCAACTTAAATTCAAAAAACAAATCGGTGACCCTGCAGCAAAATATTGGGAACGAGTTGCCAGCAATCCAGTGTGAAAAACGGCAACTGGTGCAAGTCCTCCTCAACCTGCTGCAAAACGCTGCGCAGGCTGTTGATGAATCCGGCAGAATAGTGGTCAGTGCAGAAAATATTTCGGAAGAAGATTCTCATCATGTTCTGTTGCGCGTGTCCAATAGTGGACCTCCTCTTGAGCCCGAAATCAAATCACGTATTTTTGACCCGTTCTTCACCACAAAAAAAGACGGAACCGGGTTGGGTCTGGCCATTACCAATCAAATAGTAAATGCCCATAAGGGCCGACTGTATTTGGAAAGCAACAATGGAATGAACTCATTTTGTGTGGAACTTCCGGTGACCTCCAATGTGTCTGTATCGGATGTCTCCCTGACTCCATCCACCTGACGAAACGTGACCGGCAATGGCATCACCACGAATCCTGATAGTAGACGACGAGGACAGCATGCGTTTTTTCCTGTCGGAAGCGATGAAAAAAGAAGGTTATTCCTTTGGAACCGCTGCCAGTGGAGAGGAAGCGCTCGAACTTTTAAACGAACCCGGTTGGGGCGTGGCCCTTGTGGATTACAACATGCCGGGGATGAATGGACTCGAAACTTTTCGAAAGGTCCGTGAAAAGTGCCGGGACATTGTGGTGATCCTGATGACTGCATTTTCAACTCGTGAACTGGCTATGAATGCAATTGAAGAAGGCGTATTCGATTTCTTTTCGAAACCTTTTGAAATTTCCGAGATGCGTATGGTGATCCGGCGTGCGGTAGAGCGATGGCAGTTACAGGCTGAAATACTCGATCTTAAAAGTGACCTTGGTGAAAAAGCCAAAGCAGAAACCATTCTCGGAAATAGCCAGTCGATTCTGGAGATAAACGAGCGAATTCAAAAAGTATCCTCCAGCGCTGTATCGGTTTTAATTCTGGGTGAGTCTGGGACTGGCAAAGAACTGATAGCGCACGCCATCCACGCCAATAGCTCCGTAAAAAAAGGACCGTTTGTGAAAGTCAATTGTGCAGCCGTGCCCCATGACCTGCTTGAAGCTGAGTTTTTCGGTCATGAAAAAGGAGCGTTCACGGGTGCTCATAAAATGAAGCGAGGCAAGTTCGAACTGGCGGAAGGCGGAACACTGTTTCTTGATGAAATCGGGGATATGCCTGCAACCACCCAGATGAAAATTTTGAGGGCTTTACAGGAACGTGAGATCGAACGGCTTGGAGGAGAGGAATCCATCAAGGTCGACACCCGGGTTATCGCAGCAACCAACAAGGATCTGCAGAGTGCAGTCGACCAGGAAGAATTTCGTGCGGATTTATTCTATCGGTTAAACGTGGTTTCCTTCCAGGTCCCTCCACTTAGAGAGAGAAGGGAAGACATCCCATTACTGGTTCAACATTTTCTTGAACTTTACAATGAAAAGTTTGGCAAACAGATCAAAAAGATTTCTGATAAGGGCATGGCCCTTTTGGGCGATTATTCCTGGCCGGGAAATATTCGCGAATTGGAAAACGTAATACAGCGGGGAATGGTGCTTTCTTACGA contains:
- a CDS encoding PAS domain S-box protein; this encodes MKSKPETYRSWIRFLFTKRLTPSLLVILPVVFGLTAFASGFIALIIVEHFLGGNVPTKAGVDEAMGWIRIEVLAFSVLGVAAGIGVAYAILKPLKRMIRETREAAKGDWENPSGDIPGLEDLGDVGNEFRMALSSLRQNLVDSMAWGWVLMAKSGRIASLNPGAELILGLKANEFIGKPFEALSKSVQMEEDLIPLVSRTLKGQPVSVGRKLNIVTSDGRPVTLSFTTTLLKDLNEETLGVAITFKDLTRSQEISDQMQRTDKLAAMGTLAACMAHEVRNPLGAIKGLAQLLDEAFPDGASERTYTQTMIKEIDRLNGVVTHLLDFAQTDSAQTGPCSIRDLVAQAVTLANLNSKNKSVTLQQNIGNELPAIQCEKRQLVQVLLNLLQNAAQAVDESGRIVVSAENISEEDSHHVLLRVSNSGPPLEPEIKSRIFDPFFTTKKDGTGLGLAITNQIVNAHKGRLYLESNNGMNSFCVELPVTSNVSVSDVSLTPST
- a CDS encoding sigma-54-dependent Fis family transcriptional regulator yields the protein MASPRILIVDDEDSMRFFLSEAMKKEGYSFGTAASGEEALELLNEPGWGVALVDYNMPGMNGLETFRKVREKCRDIVVILMTAFSTRELAMNAIEEGVFDFFSKPFEISEMRMVIRRAVERWQLQAEILDLKSDLGEKAKAETILGNSQSILEINERIQKVSSSAVSVLILGESGTGKELIAHAIHANSSVKKGPFVKVNCAAVPHDLLEAEFFGHEKGAFTGAHKMKRGKFELAEGGTLFLDEIGDMPATTQMKILRALQEREIERLGGEESIKVDTRVIAATNKDLQSAVDQEEFRADLFYRLNVVSFQVPPLRERREDIPLLVQHFLELYNEKFGKQIKKISDKGMALLGDYSWPGNIRELENVIQRGMVLSYDDVLTDQNLLEVYPALGEKAKTEVRGKSAKLQDALDDLISVEEKKLIHEALVQEKWKRQETADRLGISRKSLHNKMKKYGLMN